The proteins below come from a single Phalacrocorax aristotelis chromosome 24, bGulAri2.1, whole genome shotgun sequence genomic window:
- the DBNL gene encoding drebrin-like protein isoform X2: MALNLSKNGRALQEAYGRVVAAGSPTDWALFTYEGNSNDLRVAGSGDGGLEEMVEELNSGKVMYAFCRVKDPNSGLPKYVLVNWTGEGVNDARKGACANHVSTVANFLKGAHVTINARAEEDVEPELIMEKVAKASGANYNFHKESSKFQDLGPQAPVGSVYQKTNAMSEIKRVNKDNFWAKAEKDEENRRLEEKRRAEEERQRLERERRERELQEAAGREQRYKARSSEIEAQKRLQQQQEAEDRDREQQQWKEQAEEYEARQRKGFKRSESVEKAQEAASLIAQRAVNPRDIFKQREKSVPADAVTASQPGQDTGHNSMLPASHTEEANLYKEPPEPSAIYEEPPQEQADDAKYDYAVEYQQPLDLAGKGLCARALYDYQAADDTEISFDPENIITNIEMIDEGWWRGYGPDGHFGMFPANYVELIE, encoded by the exons ATGGCGCTGAACCTCAGCAAGAACGGGCGGGCGCTGCAGGAGGCCTACGGGCGGGTGGTGGCGGCGGGGAGCCCCACCGACTG GGCTCTGTTCACCTACGAAGGCAACAGCAATGACCTGCGAGTGGCCGGCTCTGGAG ATGGTGGCCTGGAGGAGATGGTGGAGGAGCTCAACAGCGGGAAGGTGATGTATGCCTTCTGTAGGGTGAAGGATCCCAACTCTGGCCTGCCCAAATACGTCCTCGTCAACTGG ACTGGCGAAGGCGTGAATGACGCAAGGAAAGGAGCCTGCGCCAACCACGTCAGCACTGTAGCAAACTTCCTAAAG GGGGCTCACGTCACCATCAACGCTCGCGCGGAGGAGGACGTGGAGCCTGAACTCATCATGGAGAAGGTCGCCAAGGCCTCTGGGGCCAACTACAACTTCCACAAGGAGAGCAGCAAGTTCCAGGACTTGGGCCCTCAAGCTCCCGTG GGCTCTGTCTACCAGAAGACAAACGCGATGTCTGAAATCAAGAGAGTCAATAAAGATAATTTCTGGGCCAAAGCTGAG aaagatgaagaaaaccGCCggctggaggagaagaggagagcGGAGGAGGAGCGGCAGCGGCTAGAGAGAGAGCGTCGGGAGCGGGAGCTGCAGGAAGCGGCAGGGCGAGAACAGAGATATAAAGCAAGATCCAGCGAAATTGAAGCTCAGAA gaggctccagcagcagcaggaggcagaggacagggacagggagcagcagcagtgg AAGGAGCAAGCCGAGGAGTACGAGGCCAGGCAGCGGAAGGGCTTCAAGAGAAGCGAATCGGTGGAGAAAGCCCAG GAGGCGGCCTCGCTGATAGCGCAGAGGGCGGTGAACCCCCGGGACATCTTCAAGCAGAGGGAGAAGTCGGTGCCGGCGGACGCGGTAACGGCTTCCCAGCCAG GGCAAGACACGGGGCACAACTCAATGCTCCCGGCTTCCCACACGGAAGAGGCAAATCTGTACAAGGAGCCTCCCGAGCCCTCGGCCATCTACGAAGAACCGCCTCAG GAACAAGCTGATGATGCCAAATATGACTACGCCGTTGAGTACCAGCAGCCGCTGGACCTGGCGGGGAAGGGGCTGTGCGCGCGGGCGCTCTACGACTATCAGGCTG CTGATGACACTGAGATCTCATTTGATCCGGAGAACATCATCACCAACATCGAGATGATCGATGAAGGCTGGTGGCGTGGCTACGGTCCCGACGGCCACTTCGGCATGTTCCCTGCCAACTATGTGGAACTGATAGAGTAA
- the DBNL gene encoding drebrin-like protein isoform X1 encodes MALNLSKNGRALQEAYGRVVAAGSPTDWALFTYEGNSNDLRVAGSGDGGLEEMVEELNSGKVMYAFCRVKDPNSGLPKYVLVNWTGEGVNDARKGACANHVSTVANFLKGAHVTINARAEEDVEPELIMEKVAKASGANYNFHKESSKFQDLGPQAPVGSVYQKTNAMSEIKRVNKDNFWAKAEKDEENRRLEEKRRAEEERQRLERERRERELQEAAGREQRYKARSSEIEAQKRLQQQQEAEDRDREQQQWKEQAEEYEARQRKGFKRSESVEKAQEAASLIAQRAVNPRDIFKQREKSVPADAVTASQPGKLRSPFLQKEVNSVPSPASPASPAWDVPPASVAPSSAWGTPPASPVPAAGQDTGHNSMLPASHTEEANLYKEPPEPSAIYEEPPQEQADDAKYDYAVEYQQPLDLAGKGLCARALYDYQAADDTEISFDPENIITNIEMIDEGWWRGYGPDGHFGMFPANYVELIE; translated from the exons ATGGCGCTGAACCTCAGCAAGAACGGGCGGGCGCTGCAGGAGGCCTACGGGCGGGTGGTGGCGGCGGGGAGCCCCACCGACTG GGCTCTGTTCACCTACGAAGGCAACAGCAATGACCTGCGAGTGGCCGGCTCTGGAG ATGGTGGCCTGGAGGAGATGGTGGAGGAGCTCAACAGCGGGAAGGTGATGTATGCCTTCTGTAGGGTGAAGGATCCCAACTCTGGCCTGCCCAAATACGTCCTCGTCAACTGG ACTGGCGAAGGCGTGAATGACGCAAGGAAAGGAGCCTGCGCCAACCACGTCAGCACTGTAGCAAACTTCCTAAAG GGGGCTCACGTCACCATCAACGCTCGCGCGGAGGAGGACGTGGAGCCTGAACTCATCATGGAGAAGGTCGCCAAGGCCTCTGGGGCCAACTACAACTTCCACAAGGAGAGCAGCAAGTTCCAGGACTTGGGCCCTCAAGCTCCCGTG GGCTCTGTCTACCAGAAGACAAACGCGATGTCTGAAATCAAGAGAGTCAATAAAGATAATTTCTGGGCCAAAGCTGAG aaagatgaagaaaaccGCCggctggaggagaagaggagagcGGAGGAGGAGCGGCAGCGGCTAGAGAGAGAGCGTCGGGAGCGGGAGCTGCAGGAAGCGGCAGGGCGAGAACAGAGATATAAAGCAAGATCCAGCGAAATTGAAGCTCAGAA gaggctccagcagcagcaggaggcagaggacagggacagggagcagcagcagtgg AAGGAGCAAGCCGAGGAGTACGAGGCCAGGCAGCGGAAGGGCTTCAAGAGAAGCGAATCGGTGGAGAAAGCCCAG GAGGCGGCCTCGCTGATAGCGCAGAGGGCGGTGAACCCCCGGGACATCTTCAAGCAGAGGGAGAAGTCGGTGCCGGCGGACGCGGTAACGGCTTCCCAGCCAG GCAAGCTTCGCAGCCCTTTCCTGCAGAAGGAGGTGAACTCTGTGCCGAGTCCTGCCTCTCCCGCCTCTCCTGCCTGGGATGTTCCCCCAGCCTCCGTcgccccctcctctgcctgggggACGCCTCCAGCCTCCCCAGTACCTGCAGCAG GGCAAGACACGGGGCACAACTCAATGCTCCCGGCTTCCCACACGGAAGAGGCAAATCTGTACAAGGAGCCTCCCGAGCCCTCGGCCATCTACGAAGAACCGCCTCAG GAACAAGCTGATGATGCCAAATATGACTACGCCGTTGAGTACCAGCAGCCGCTGGACCTGGCGGGGAAGGGGCTGTGCGCGCGGGCGCTCTACGACTATCAGGCTG CTGATGACACTGAGATCTCATTTGATCCGGAGAACATCATCACCAACATCGAGATGATCGATGAAGGCTGGTGGCGTGGCTACGGTCCCGACGGCCACTTCGGCATGTTCCCTGCCAACTATGTGGAACTGATAGAGTAA
- the DBNL gene encoding drebrin-like protein isoform X3 produces MVEELNSGKVMYAFCRVKDPNSGLPKYVLVNWTGEGVNDARKGACANHVSTVANFLKGAHVTINARAEEDVEPELIMEKVAKASGANYNFHKESSKFQDLGPQAPVGSVYQKTNAMSEIKRVNKDNFWAKAEKDEENRRLEEKRRAEEERQRLERERRERELQEAAGREQRYKARSSEIEAQKRLQQQQEAEDRDREQQQWKEQAEEYEARQRKGFKRSESVEKAQEAASLIAQRAVNPRDIFKQREKSVPADAVTASQPGKLRSPFLQKEVNSVPSPASPASPAWDVPPASVAPSSAWGTPPASPVPAAGQDTGHNSMLPASHTEEANLYKEPPEPSAIYEEPPQEQADDAKYDYAVEYQQPLDLAGKGLCARALYDYQAADDTEISFDPENIITNIEMIDEGWWRGYGPDGHFGMFPANYVELIE; encoded by the exons ATGGTGGAGGAGCTCAACAGCGGGAAGGTGATGTATGCCTTCTGTAGGGTGAAGGATCCCAACTCTGGCCTGCCCAAATACGTCCTCGTCAACTGG ACTGGCGAAGGCGTGAATGACGCAAGGAAAGGAGCCTGCGCCAACCACGTCAGCACTGTAGCAAACTTCCTAAAG GGGGCTCACGTCACCATCAACGCTCGCGCGGAGGAGGACGTGGAGCCTGAACTCATCATGGAGAAGGTCGCCAAGGCCTCTGGGGCCAACTACAACTTCCACAAGGAGAGCAGCAAGTTCCAGGACTTGGGCCCTCAAGCTCCCGTG GGCTCTGTCTACCAGAAGACAAACGCGATGTCTGAAATCAAGAGAGTCAATAAAGATAATTTCTGGGCCAAAGCTGAG aaagatgaagaaaaccGCCggctggaggagaagaggagagcGGAGGAGGAGCGGCAGCGGCTAGAGAGAGAGCGTCGGGAGCGGGAGCTGCAGGAAGCGGCAGGGCGAGAACAGAGATATAAAGCAAGATCCAGCGAAATTGAAGCTCAGAA gaggctccagcagcagcaggaggcagaggacagggacagggagcagcagcagtgg AAGGAGCAAGCCGAGGAGTACGAGGCCAGGCAGCGGAAGGGCTTCAAGAGAAGCGAATCGGTGGAGAAAGCCCAG GAGGCGGCCTCGCTGATAGCGCAGAGGGCGGTGAACCCCCGGGACATCTTCAAGCAGAGGGAGAAGTCGGTGCCGGCGGACGCGGTAACGGCTTCCCAGCCAG GCAAGCTTCGCAGCCCTTTCCTGCAGAAGGAGGTGAACTCTGTGCCGAGTCCTGCCTCTCCCGCCTCTCCTGCCTGGGATGTTCCCCCAGCCTCCGTcgccccctcctctgcctgggggACGCCTCCAGCCTCCCCAGTACCTGCAGCAG GGCAAGACACGGGGCACAACTCAATGCTCCCGGCTTCCCACACGGAAGAGGCAAATCTGTACAAGGAGCCTCCCGAGCCCTCGGCCATCTACGAAGAACCGCCTCAG GAACAAGCTGATGATGCCAAATATGACTACGCCGTTGAGTACCAGCAGCCGCTGGACCTGGCGGGGAAGGGGCTGTGCGCGCGGGCGCTCTACGACTATCAGGCTG CTGATGACACTGAGATCTCATTTGATCCGGAGAACATCATCACCAACATCGAGATGATCGATGAAGGCTGGTGGCGTGGCTACGGTCCCGACGGCCACTTCGGCATGTTCCCTGCCAACTATGTGGAACTGATAGAGTAA
- the CAPG gene encoding macrophage-capping protein, translated as MYTALPKSGSPFGPAATRPGLHIWRVEKLQPVEVPKATWGVFFSGDAYLVLHNGPDERAHLHLWIGRDSSRDEQGACALLSTQLNALLGERPVTHREVQGNESDVFMEYFPHGITYQEGGVDSAFKPTRPGTGPVRKLYQVKGKKNIRASERSLAWASFNTGDCFILDLGETLFVWCGARCNVLERSRAQELAAAIRDSERGGKARLEIVVDGEEPPEMLQVLGPKPTLQEGSPEEDIVADQRNAGAAVLYKVSDATGRMDLSQVAASSPFSQSLLCSDDCFVLDNGAGGKVYVWKGHKANEQERQAALKVAEEVIARMGHSPQTQVEILPQGRETPLFKQFFTSWK; from the exons ATGTACACGGCGCTCCCCAAAAG CGGTTCCCCTTTCGGCCCCGCCGCCACCCGCCCGGGGCTGCACATCTGGCGCGTGGAGAagctgcagcccgtggaggtcCCCAAGGCGACGTGGGGTGTCTTCTTCTCGGGGGATGCCTACCTGGTGCTGCACAACGGGCCGGATGAGCGAGCCCACCTCCACCTCTGGATTG GCCGGGATTCCTCGCGGGATGAGCAGGGCGCCTGCGCCCTCCTCTCCACCCAGCTGAACGCGCTGCTGGGCGAGCGCCCTGTGACGCACCGCGAGGTGCAGGGCAACGAGTCCGACGTCTTCATGGAGTACTTCCCCCACGGCATCACCTACCAG GAGGGCGGCGTGGACTCGGCGTTCAAGCCCACCCGCCCCGGCACCGGGCCCGTGCGCAAACTCTACCAGGTGAAGGGCAAGAAGAACATCCGGGCGAGCGAGCGGAGCCTGGCCTGGGCCAGCTTCAACACCGGCGACTGCTTCATCCTCGACCTGGGCGAG ACCCTCTTCGTCTGGTGCGGGGCCAGGTGCAATGTGCTTGAGCGCAGCCGGGCGCAGGAGCTGGCCGCGGCCATCCGGGACAGCGAGCGGGGCGGCAAGGCTCGCCTGGAGATCGTGGTGGATGGCGAGGAGCCACCTGAGATGCTCCAG GTGCTGGGCCCCAAGCCCACCTTGCAGGAGGGCAGCCCCGAGGAGGACATCGTGGCCGATCAGAGGAACGCGGGGGCAGCCGTCCTCTACAAG GTGTCAGATGCAACAGGGCGCATGGACCTGAGCCAGGTGGCCGCGAGCAGCCCCTTCAGCCAgagcctgctctgctctgacGACTGCTTCGTGCTGGACAACGGCGCCGGCGGGAAGGTCTACGTCTGGAAAG GGCACAAGGCCAATGAGCAGGAGCGCCAGGCGGCCCTGAAAGTGGCCGAGGAGGTCATCGCCCGCATGGGCCACTCGCCCCAGACAcag GTGGAAATCCTGCCCCAGGGCCGCGAGACGCCCCTCTTCAAGCAGTTCTTCACCAGCTGGAAGTGA